The window ATTGCACCACCGCTTGGACACAGATTTGCTTTGGTAAACGAACTTGTAGCAAGGAAGACGACAGAGAATTTCATTCAGTACCTCATCGGGGAGATCATCAATACTAGTATTCAGATCTAGAGCTCGAATGAAAGTCGACCGGTGTCTTCTTTTTGGAGAAGGAGTGTACTATCACCACCTCTCATGGCTAGTTTCCGGCACAATCAGACTTGCACCTAGACTCCTAGAGAGAGATATATTCTATAGCTAGCTAGAAATCTTGGTGTACTTGGGTTCTACTGGTAGAACCAAGTCACCAATAAGAAATCACCACGTGAAGTTTTTAAACACCGTAATTTCTTTTTATGGAGCTTTTATCAAACTTTTGTGTTGCCCTTCTGTTTTTGTTTTCGTTAAGTTTGTGTTGTCCTTATATTGATTATTTAGTCTCCTTATTTGCTCGAAGAGGGCAAGAAAATAACTAAATAAGACTAGCTAGTTTCGAGATTCCCTAGAAACCCATTTCGAATCAAAGGTAGATAAGGGTGAAAGTGCTCGAAAAGATATTTGTCAGGACTTTTGTAATTGCCCTTATTATGTTTGAGGGACAATCACAGCGGTTCATACTTCATAGTTATATATAGTACACCGAATGAAGAAATGATGAACTTTGATGTTGCAAGATTTGTTCATCATCATTCACATCCATCTTATTCCTTTGATTAATATATTAAATTAATAAATATTAATTATCAAACTAGCTAGGATACAGAACCAAGAAATTACTAATCTAGGTAGAAGTGGAGGCTTGAGGCTGATGAGCTCCTCCTTCTACGGCCACACCCACCAATTCCACTTCTGATCCCTTCGATGCAGTCGTGGTGGTCAAGGTCTGGTTGCCGTCATCTGTGTCCTTACTCGGCCGCTGCTGCGTGTATCCTATCCCTCTTCGAGTAGTAGGAAAAATTGTGAACAAGAAGCATGCGAAAATCCCAGCTCCTAGGGGTAAGTTGATGATGATTTCATTGAGATCATCTCCCGCATTAGGAAAGAAACAATTTTTCACATTGAGGTCGGTAAGAGAATATATCAAGAACACAGTTAGTGCCAAAAAGGCATGAAAATAATCTGTACCCGTTATCTTATACTTCTCCAAGCGCTTTCTTTCATCAGAACTCATCTCTTTTTTCCTAGGATTTAAGATGCGTATGCCTGACCTAGTTGCGATCCCGTAATAGAATTTTCCATCGGTACTATCAATGAAGCTATCAGTGAAGGAGGAAAAGAAGCAAATGAGGGCACAGATCAAAATGACTGATGAGGAAAGGCCCTTGTTGGCAGGATGGCATGCTCCGTTGTTAGAGAAACTAGGAATGAGGGTCTCAAATGCGAGGACGGTACCGGTAGGTAGAAGGTTAGCAAGATTGGCTGCACTGGCTATGGTCTTCTGAGTGGCAGATACGTTTGTGTCTTGTGTTTCAGTAGCCATGGCATAGGAAAGGAAAAACTTAACTGGTAGAGCTAGAGATTAGGGTTTACAACTTTACTCACTTTGTTGGGTAATACTGGAATTGAAAGTAAGCATTCTTTGATTTATAGGAGATCGGATATGAGATCGCTTACGTTTTAAAGGTCTCGTTAGGCGGCATAATGGCATGATAATGAATACAAAGCTCGATGAATTAAGAGCTATGTGACAAAAGTGGAAAAATATTATAGAGCTGGAGTGATGGAGAAATGAGAACTGCATATGGGTAGTATGTCCAAGAAAAGTTAATTAGATATTATTCCTGCCACTAGTCTCTGAGCATTCCCCAGCTCGCTCTTTGACATTTCTTCAGTCGTCTCTCGTTTTAAACGCGATCTTCCTCAGAAATCGTTTTCTGGACTTTGTAATTCGCTTCAGGCCAAGCAAGCCTTTTCAACTTCCAATTAAGTGACCAATGAGGGAAAGAATGATGATCATACGTAATTACGTATGATTGCTGGGTGCTTAATTGGGTTATATATATATATATATATATATATATATATATATATGATTATCTTACTGCAATTCGCCGTCGTGTGTTTGACAGTTGAATTGTCAAAAACACGCACTTAGAATTTTAACTCGATCTCTCTACGTACGTCACCCTAACAAACTAATGAATAAAAAAGGAAATTGTAAATGGCAGAAGTCCTGAAACCAAATAGACATGAGTGATTGATGAGTTTGAGTAGACTTATCTAAAGGCTAAATCAATGCTTCAATAGTTGAATTGGAGCTCGTTGGTTGGAATCAGTAACTAGCTGGGGAGTTTTAAACACAGTAAATTACTGACATCTTATAGATAAGCAGAAAATTAACCCCCTAGATGGTTACTATTTGAGTAGGTACATGTTGCGGCTTCGTCATAAGTCATATGGGGAAGAAGAAGCTACCAGAATTAGGGTTTCCGTTGAACGTATTAGTCGTTGGGGTGCTGGAATTGAAAGGCAATCTCCGATTATCAACCTGAAAATAGACCATCTTTCCATCGTAGACGACCCCAATTCAAGTACGTATTCTCAACTACGAATACTAATAATAAAGTACAGAACCCTTGTACGTATATATAGTACATGAGAAAAATTATTCTGATGATTCAGAAAAATTGAATATCCATCTTATAGATATTATAATCACTTGCGATTTTATTGCACATCAATAATGCCATATCCATTAGGAAGATGATTTTTTGCTTCAATAAGGCCTAAGATTTATGGCCTTAATCCTATGTGGCATATTAGGTCACCAGGTCACTTAGACACATCACCAATTTTAAAGATTTTGTCATGTCATTCTTAAGCAAAAAGACAATCTCATCTTTCTCAAATCTAATGGCTCTAGATTATTTTGTTTTTTTATTAAGAAAGAAATGATTCTGATGTCTTTTCTTTTCTATAAAAATTATATATTTCTAGTCTTTTCTCTCTTTTAATTTTCCTCACGATCATGTTTAGATAATGTTGTCTAGATTAAACACTAAAATATAATATGAAAATACATATATTTTTGATTGTATACTTGTTCAAATTGTGAGTTCAAACGAATATAAATAGATATATATACATATAATTTGTCCAAGAAAAAACAATTTCAACCAATATAAAAATTTACATATATATAATAATTCGTCCGAGATAAAATTTATATATATATATATATAAAGTTGTTTTTATGTTTTATT of the Fragaria vesca subsp. vesca linkage group LG6, FraVesHawaii_1.0, whole genome shotgun sequence genome contains:
- the LOC101304693 gene encoding uncharacterized protein LOC101304693 produces the protein MATETQDTNVSATQKTIASAANLANLLPTGTVLAFETLIPSFSNNGACHPANKGLSSSVILICALICFFSSFTDSFIDSTDGKFYYGIATRSGIRILNPRKKEMSSDERKRLEKYKITGTDYFHAFLALTVFLIYSLTDLNVKNCFFPNAGDDLNEIIINLPLGAGIFACFLFTIFPTTRRGIGYTQQRPSKDTDDGNQTLTTTTASKGSEVELVGVAVEGGAHQPQASTST